A DNA window from Fragaria vesca subsp. vesca linkage group LG3, FraVesHawaii_1.0, whole genome shotgun sequence contains the following coding sequences:
- the LOC101295791 gene encoding uncharacterized protein LOC101295791, with protein sequence MSFKLHVFLCLLLALGLISSAVAAGRIVPKDEEQDNCSLDGDRPDSCHNYAGERRVTANDEGVVPQTEDETKESNVDHHGVDSDTDGYGINQGGQGGGRGGQGGKGGGQGGKGSGQGGGRGGQGGQGGKGGGQGGKGGGPGGGRGGQGGQGGGRGGQGGEATSIAGNGVCTRASCVKEERVPRIHWISEDDNGVESSNGDVGYSDGGEANWWLAGPLLVRRFEDGLCELKWDWTHCDL encoded by the exons ATGAGTTTCAAGCTTCATGTTTTCCTATGTCTTCTTCTCGCGCTCGGTCTTATCTCTTCGGCAGTGGCAGCTGGTCGGATAGTTCCCAAAGATGAGGAGCAAG ACAATTGCAGTCTCGATGGTGATCGACCCGATAGCTGTCATAACTACGCCGGTGAGCGTCGTGTGACTGCGAACGATGAAGGAGTCGTGCCACAAACAG AAGACGAAACAAAAGAATCAAACGTAGATCACCATGGTGTTGATAGCGATACTGATGGATATGGAATTAATCAAGGCGGACAAGGCGGAGGTAGAGGCGGACAAGGCGGTAAAGGAGGCGGACAAGGCGGTAAAGGGAGCGGACAAGGCGGAGGTAGAGGTGGACAAGGCGGACAAGGAGGTAAAGGAGGCGGTCAAGGTGGTAAAGGAGGCGGACCAGGCGGAGGTAGAGGCGGACAAGGCGGACAGGGCGGAGGTAGAGGTGGACAAGGCGGAG AAGCAACATCTATTGCAGGCAATGGGGTGTGTACTCGTGCTTCATGTGTTAAGGAAGAACGGGTTCCAAGGATTCATTGGATCTCCGAAGACGATAATGGTGTTGAATCTTCCAACGGCGATGTTGGATATTCTGATGGTGGTGAGGCTAATTGGTGGCTGGCGGGGCCATTGCTTGTGAGGAGGTTTGAGGATGGCTTGTGTGAACTCAAGTGGGACTGGACTCATTGTGACTTGTGA
- the LOC101295500 gene encoding uncharacterized protein LOC101295500: MKNFKAFNFLGLLFALVIISSIVTADEKPKEENKAVAVEATKETNLVPGDIETKGYGGGGGGGGCGCCYKYGGKYCGKQCCWPQNEETEAASDEAAADANPDGYGWGGGRGGGGWGGGRGGGGYGGGRGGPGTGCPNRPPNAATTTGVGGGIPGVGGGSPSVGVGEKETKPNPVEDSKPVDIGRCGCCCRHNLWGCGLHCCDGRGPGTGCNVARTTGVGGIPDLGVGIPGVGGGIPGVGGGIPGVGGGGIPGVGGGGIPGVGGGIPGVGGGGIPGVGGGIPGVGGGSPGVGGGIPGIGGSAPGAGGGEGGSRPSMPGPGGIGGGGQN, encoded by the exons ATGAAGAATTTCAAGGCTTTCAATTTTCTAGGGCTTCTGTTTGCCCTTGTTATCATCTCTTCCATTGTCACAGCTGATGAGAAGCCCAAAGAGGAGAATAAAG CTGTAGCGGTTGAGGCAACAAAGGAGACGAATCTGGTGCCAGGAGATATCGAAACAAAAGGATATGGCGGCGGAGGCGGAGGCGGAGGTTGCGGCTGCTGCTATAAATATGGCGGCAAATATTGCGGTAAGCAGTGTTGCTGGCCTCAGAACGAAGAAACAGAAGCTGCAAGTGATGAGGCCGCTGCTGATGCCAACCCTGATGGCTATGGCTGGGGAGGAGGACGAGGCGGCGGCGGCTGGGGAGGAGGACGAGGCGGCGGCGGCTATGGAGGAGGAAGAGGAG GACCTGGCACTGGCTGTCCAAACCGGCCACCTAATGCAGCCACCACTACAGGTGTCGGAGGCGGTATTCCGGGTGTTGGAGGAGGCAGTCCGAGTGTAGGAGTAGGTGAAAAAGAAACGAAACCAAACCCAGTAGAGGATTCAAAGCCGGTCGACATTGGCCGATGCGGGTGTTGCTGTCGTCATAATTTGTGGGGATGCGGTTTGCACTGTTGTGACGGTAGAGGACCTGGCACTGGCTGTAATGTAGCCAGGACTACAGGTGTTGGCGGCATTCCAGATCTTGGGGTCGGCATTCCGGGTGTTGGAGGCGGCATTCCAGGTGTCGGAGGAGGCATTCCGGGTGTCGGAGGAGGCGGCATTCCGGGTGTCGGAGGAGGCGGCATTCCGGGTGTGGGAGGAGGCATTCCGGGTGTCGGAGGAGGCGGCATTCCGGGTGTTGGAGGCGGCATTCCGGGGGTTGGAGGAGGCAGTCCGGGGGTTGGCGGCGGCATTCCAGGCATAGGAGGCAGTGCTCCAGGGGCTGGTGGAGGAGAAGGAGGCAGCAGGCCAAGCATGCCCGGCCCTGGAGGAATTGGAGGTGGCGGACAAAACTGA
- the LOC101310785 gene encoding uncharacterized protein LOC101310785 → MKNFKAFSLLGLLFALVLISSTVTADEKPKEEDKAVAGDVGKKGYGGGGGGCGCCKKYTHVCGQQCCYPQNEGTEAVSEAAADANPDGYGWGGGKGGGGYGGGKGGGGYGGGKGGGKGGGGGKGGGGWGGGGGT, encoded by the exons ATGAAGAATTTTAAGGCTTTCAGTTTGCTAGGGCTTCTGTTTGCCCTTGTTCTCATCTCTTCCACTGTCACAGCTGACGAGAAACCCAAAGAGGAGGATAAAG CTGTAGCAGGTGATGTCGGAAAAAAAGGATATGGCGGCGGAGGCGGAGGTTGCGGCTGCTGCAAGAAATACACGCACGTTTGCGGTCAGCAGTGTTGCTACCCTCAGAACGAAGGAACAGAAGCTGTAAGTGAGGCCGCCGCTGATGCCAACCCTGATGGATATGGCTGGGGTGGTGGAAAAGGCGGTGGCGGCTATGGAGGGGGAAAAGGCGGTGGCGGCTATGGAGGAGGCAAAGGCGGTGGCAAAGGGGGCGGTGGCGGCAAAGGCGGCGGTGGCTGGGGAGGAGGAGGCGGTACCTGA